The Acidobacteriota bacterium nucleotide sequence GAAGATCGCCTCACCGGAGCTTTCGAAGGCCGGGAAGGCGACGGCGGTGAGCTTGATGGTGCTGGCCGGATCGTCGGGATCATCGGGATCGTCCGGGTCGTCCCCGCCGTCGTCGGAGCGGTCGCTGGGCCGGATGCGCACTACGGTGCGGCTGACGGCGCCGATCTCCAGATTCCCGGTGGGGTTGGAGAGCTCGATGCCGAAGGTCTCGAGGCCTTCGTCCAGGTCGTCGTCGAAGATGACGACGGTGAAGCTCTTGTCGCTACGGTCGCCATCGTCCCAGTTGAGGGTGCCGGTGGTTTCTTCGTAGTCGACGCCGGCTTCGGCGCTGCCGGCGGTGGTGGCGTAGTCGACGCTGACCGCGCCGGTATTGCCACGTTGGCGCTTGACCACGATGGTGACTTCTTCGGTTTCCTCGGTCACCGGAAAGGACGCGCCACGAAACTGGGCGAAGCCCGCGTCGTCGGGCTTCATCGCCCAAAGGGCAGTGGGGCTGAGTAGCCAAATTGCGAGCAGGGCTACGCAGAGCGGTAATCGTTTGAACATGTGAAAGCCTCCCGGAAAATATTGAACAGACGAGAGGACTATAGCCATGTGTACACTTGCGGTCAAATTGATATCCGGTTCGCGGTATGCGCCCGGGAGACTCGGATTAGGCGATTCGAATCGATGGGCCTGCGAAGGGAGAAGAGAGAAGGGAGAAGGTCAGGGCAGGAAGCCGAGATCGCCGTGGAAGCGCTGGGTCAGGGCCAAGCCGTGGCAGCCGCGGGGAAGCTCGGCGAGGACCTGGCTGAATGAGAACCAGGAGTCGGTATAGCCGTGGAGGAAGATCACCCCCTTGCCCAGGCCGCGTCCGGTCTCGGCGTATTCGAGGGTCACTCCGTTGTCGAGAGTGATGGTGTCGAGGGTGTCGCCCGCTCTGCTTCGTTTTTCGCCTATGCATATGGACAAATACTGGTCAATACCTGGACGATCCGTGTTGACATCCAGTTCATCGGCATAAATTCTTCGCGGAAGGAAGGAATATGAGCAGCCGGGTCGCCCTAGTCGTACATCAGGATTTAAAGACACTCCAGAAGATCTGCGGGTCCATCTCGCGAGCCGGTTTGATGGTGGTGTCCGATTCCTCCAGCGCGTCGGCCCTCGACCGGATGAAGGAAGGCGCGTTCTCGATGCCGGACGTCCTGGTCACGGAGCTCGATGGCCGGCGGTCGGAGCGAGCCGGGCTGTTGGAGTATCTGCGGGCCAACCCGCTGACGGAGACTTTGCCGGTGGTGATGCTGGCGTCGGATGGGGAGAAGGGCGAAGAAGCGCGGCGCCGGGCCCTGAGCTTGGGAATCAGCCACTGGGTTCTTCCCCCCTTCGATGACCAGGACGTCGAACAGAGTCTGCTCGCAGCCTTGGATGCGCAGCCGGAGCAGCGCCCCCTCACCGGCTCTCTCGATCAGCTGGGTTTCGCCGACCTGGTGCAGACGCTGGAGGTCAATCACAAAACCGGTGTTCTGACCTTCACCAACGGGCCGCTCACCGGGACGCTGTGGTTTCGGGAAGGTCAGGTGGTGCACGCCGGTACCGGCGAGGGTTTGAGGGGGAGGGAGGCCTTCTACTCCCTCGCCCTTTGGGAGCGCGGGCTGTTCGAGGCGAGCTTCAGCTCGATCTCGGTGCCGGAGACCATCGGTGAGCGCACCTCCTTTTTGCTCATGGAGGCGATGCGGCGCAAGGACGAAGCGAGACGTCAGGCCGAGGCTCCACCCCATGCGGCGCTGCCGGATCCGCCGCCACCGCCGCCGCGGGAGCTACTGGCCTTGCACCGTGGTCTAACCCTGCTCAACGTGGCTGCGTCCTATGCCTCGGATTATGTCGAGGGCAAGCTGCTGGAACGCCGGTTGGAGTCGGTTCGGGAGGAATTGGCCGAGGAGCATCCGGTGCTGGAGCGCTTCCAGGTCCGGTCGAAAGGTCGGGTGGTGGTCGAGGAGCGGGAGGACCTGCCCGAGACGGAGGCATTGGTTCTCGCCGTGGCGCTGTGGCTTCGCCGTCTCTTCGAGCGCTTGGAGCATGGGTTGCCCGGACGCTTCGACCTGCAGCGGCTGAAATCGGTGACCGGGGCAGTGCACGACGATTTGGAAAGTCTAGGCTTTTACGCCGCTCTGGGATTGCCGGCGGCCAGTGAGGAGAGCGAGGGATGAACGAAGAGCTAAGCCACCTGAGCGCCGCCGACATCGACAGCCTGCCCTTTGGCTATGTCGCCCTGGGCGTCGACGGTACGATTCGCAAATACAACCGCTACGAGGCCGATCTGGCGCGCAAGGATCCGCAGGAGGTCTTGGGCAAGAATTTCTTCCGGGAGGTGGCTCCGTGCACTCAGGTGCAGGAGTTCGAGGGACGCTTCCGCAGCTTCGTCGAGGGCGAGAACGAGGAGCCGACGCTGGAGTTCGATTTCGAGTTCGACTTCCGCCACGGCAGCCAGCAGGTGCGCATCGCCTTCGTTCGCTCTCCCCTAGAACAAGAGATCATCATGACCGTCAACCGGGTGCGGGACCTGGGGTTGCCCCACTCGGCGGTGCTGGAGCAGGACATCAGCCGGGGCCGCCTCGCAGACTCCGAGGGGCAGCCGGTGGTGGCCACCCGTCAGGATTTCTGGGTGGCGTTGGAGGCCACCTTCGAGGGCTCGTCACCGGAGGAGCGGCAGGCGGCGCAGCATCGGCTGGGGGCCCGATGGGGTCAGCTTCACGCCCTACGGGTGGAGAGCTTCGTTCAGCGGGAGCATCTGCGCACTCTCCGGGAGGTCGAGCTGCAGGTGGCTCTGGAGAGTCTGTCCGGCTCCATCGGCAATATGGGGCTGGGACGCTTCGATGTTCACCTGGGCTATCGGGACCGCGGCCTGCTGCTGGTCACCCATCACCAAAGTCCCTTCGCCTCCATGCTCTCGGAGCGCGAGGGTTTCCGCTGCGCGATTCTCGCGGGACTCCACGCAGGCTTCCTCTCCTACGTCGCGGGTCGCCATCTGGTGGCGCGGGAGATCACCTGCAGTCAATCCGCCGAAGCTCCGTGCCGCTTCCTGGTGGGCACCGAGCGACGCCTGGAGCGGCTCTTCGATCCGGTGGAGGGCTCGACGGACGACCTATTGCTCCAGGCGCTGGGCGTCCGGTCCGCCCCCGGAGCCGACGATGAGTGAGCGGGATTCCAAGCCTGCCGCCCTGGGAGATTTGCTCGATCGGGTGAGCTGGGACTACGACCCGGAAGCGGAGCGGCTCTCCCCCCTGGTCTCCACCGAGCGCTACTTCCGCGACTTCCCCTGGGAGCCGGAAGGAGTCTTCGAGACTCCCGCCAAGGGGCCGGCACCGAATCCCGAAGCTTCCCAAGACACCTCCGACTGACCGCTCCCAAGAAGCTCTTCCCAGGGGGCGCGTCGTGCGAGCCTCGTCCTCGAGGGGAGGGTTTGGCCGGCATGCGGCGACCGCCCTGCCCCGGGCGACTGCGCACCGGCGGCGAGGCGCGATATCCTGTTCTCGAAGCGCGGGTTCTCGAAGCGGGACTTTCCGAAGAGCGGGAGTTCCGCCGGCGACAAATCGAAACACGAGGGGTCGAAGCATGGCGGCCCGAGGAATACGGTAGCCGGGAGAAGAGCATGGCCTATGACCCGGGAGTAGCCCAGCGTTTGCGGGAAGCGCTCCAGGAACGGCAGGATATTCGGGAAAAGAAGATGTTCGGCGGTCTCGCCTTTCTGCTCGGCGGCAATATGTGCTGCGGAGTGGTGGGGGACGAGATCATGGTGCGGGTGGGAGCGGAAGCCTACGAAGCGGCGTTGAATCATCCCCACGCCCGCAAAATGGACTTTACCGGTCAACCTCTGCGCGGATTCGTCTATGTCGCCGCCGAGGGCATTGAGGACGATGAAGAGCTGGAGGACTGGGTGCAGCGGGGGGTGGACTTCGCTGCTTCCTTGCCACCGAAATGAGCCCTGACGGGGCGCCGCCCGCAAAGCCCGAAGACAGGCCCGCGAAGCCTGAAGCCTCGCCAGCGAGTCCGGAAGCCTCGCCAGCGGAGCGCAAGCAGCGCCTGCGTCAGGACCTGCGACAGCGGCTGGAGGCTTTGACTCCGGAGCAGCGGCGCCGGCGGGGAGAGCGGGTGATGGAGCACGTGCTCGCCCTGCCGCAGCTGGCCTCCGCCCGCCGCGTCTTCACCTGCCTCTCCTTCGGGTTGGAGGTGGACACCTGGCCGCTGGTGGACCAGCTGCTGGCCCAGGGCCGGGAGCTATTCGTGCCGCGGGTCGAGCGCGGTGATCCGCAGATCTACGTTCATCCCTATCCCTCACCTCTGCGCACCCTCTCCTTCGGTCTGCGCCAACCCCTGGCCCTCGAGGCCGGGGGCACCGCGGCGCTGGCGCCGGAAGACCTCGACGACGGTCTGGACGTCGCGCTGATCCTCGGTCTCGGCTTTGACGCCGACGGCTACCGCCTGGGCTACGGCGCCGGCTATTTCGACCGCTTTCTCCACGCCCGCCCCTTCCCGGCCATCGGCCTGGCCTACGACTGTCAGCTGATGGACCAGCTGCCGGTGGAGCCCCACGACGTGCCCATGGCGGCGGTGGTAACGGAGAGCGGGGTACACCACCCCGCCCATCCCGCTGGTTCACCGGCGTCGCCGGAGGTCCCTTCGGACCAGCATCGCTGAGCGAAATCCATTCTTCGCTGATGGAGTCCCCGGGCTTCTCGGTACCGCCACAGGGGGACCCTCTCGAAGTCCTGGTGCCGGTGCAGCGGACCTCTCTCCGCAAGGATTTCCACTAAGACGCCGGCACCGCCGCGGGCTTCCCCTGTCACCGATCTTCCGTCCTGCCTGATCGGTCCGCCTGCAACCTCCCGCTCTCTGCTTCGTACCAAAGAGTAGTTTTTGCGTGTTTTCGCTGTCGGTAGTTTTTCTATCTGTGCGTGGCGTAGAGCAGGGCCTATCCTGAGCCGAGGAGCCTGCCCGCTTCTAGAGGATTTCTGCGCCCTTTGCATCGGCGCTCCGCGCCGGCCCTGGAGGTACAACGATGAAGCTCCGTTGGCAGGATTGGCTGGCTGGTTTGATGATCTTGGCGGCGGTGGGACTACTCATCGCCACCGGTGTCAAGCGTCTCAACCGCCCTCAATTGCCTCCCGTCGATTTGGCCCAGAGCACGCCGGTCGAGCCCGAGACGATCCTCTCCGCCGAGAATTTCACCTTTGAAGGCCCGCCTCCGGAGACCTCCGGAGATCGACTCCTGGCCCTTTTCGTGGTCACCGCCAAAGTTTGCGATCCCTGTATCTCCGAGATGTCGGACTACCTGGCCATGCTCGACGACCTCGATCTGGCCGGGGTGCCCCTGGAACCGGTGGCGCTGGTCTTCGAGCATGACGAGGCGTTGGCGCGGCGTTTCCTCGGCACCTCGGCCCTTCCGTTGGCCGGCGCCTACGGCTATCCCGGCGGCCTGGTGCAGCTCTTGGGGAAGCACCCCAAAGGCATCGTCCTCCAGCAGCTGGTCTTCATCGATACCCACACCGACACCCTTTTCTATCGAACGCTTCTGCCGAGCTCGATCACTCCGATCGAGCACAAGCAGGAAATCCTCGGGCGCATGGTGGAAGCGTTCCACCGGCAGCGCACCGAGACTCTCGTCAACCTCTAGAAAGGAGGCATTGATGCTTCGGAGGATTCTGCAAAACCGTACGGCCCGTTTGGTCCTGGCTGGCTTCGTCCTGGTGCTCGCCCTCGGCATGTTCCAGGCCGAAGAAGCGGAGGCCTGGGGCGGACCGTGCTGGATGTGTGTGTCCTACGACCTCTGTGGTCAGTCCGGGTTCGGCTATGAGGACTGTACCGTGACCAGCGGTGGCCACGGCTGTCTGCCGCAGTGCACGCCGCTGGGCGGGCCCTGCTTCTCGAATTAGTGACCTAACTCCCTGCGGCCTCTTCGGAGCCCGATTCCGCCGGTTTCGCCGGTTCTTCGGGTTTCGGGGGGGCCGGTCCCTTGAGCCTTCTCATCCACAGCTTATCGGAGAGGATCATGGCCGATTTCTTCCCTTCGTCTCGTTCGCTGACCTCGTGGCTGCTCGGTATCTCAGTGCTCGGTATCTCAGTGCTCGGGCTCTTCCTGCTCGCCGGCTGTGGCCATCCAGCCGGCGGAGATTCGGGCTTCGGCAACGAGCCTCTCTCGGAGATCGAAGAGCCCGAACGCCGCCTCGCGCTGCGCATGGAAGTGGAAGGTCTGCTAGGAGAGACCGAAGACGGTGAGAAGGGGCTTTTGGGACGGCCGACGGGAGTGCGAGTGGACTCCGAGGGCAATATCTATGTTGCGGACCAGGCGTCCGTCAAGATCAAGGTTTACGATCGCTCCGGAGCTCTGCTGCGGGAGCTCGGCGGCCGCGGACGAGAGCCGGGGCGTTTCATGCGCATCGAGGCCTTCCACATCGACCGCGAGGACCGGGTTATCGTCGCTGACGGCAACGACCGGCAGCTGACGGTGCTCAGCAAGACCGGTGAGCTGCTCTTCGAGCATCCCATGGACCTCGAGACCATGCTCTGGCCGCGGTCCATTCAACAGCTTCAAGACGGGCGGTTCGCCTTCGTCTACCGGTTGCCCAAGGAGCGCCGAGACGGAACTCCCTGGCCCCAGAGCGAGTACTTCGTTCATCTCTACGACCAGGACCTGCAGGAGCGGCAAGGAGTCCTGGCGACGGTGGAGGACTTCGGGCCGGTGGACCATTTCCTCAACGACGCTTACTCGCAGATCTGGCCCGGTCACATCTGGCAGCGGCGGGACGGTTCCATCCTCTACGCGCCGGGGCTCTACCGCGGGGAGATCCACGTCTATCGCCAGCAGGACGGCGAGTGGCGCCACGCCGAGACCTGGGACGGCTATGTGGCTCAAGATCCGCCGTTGGTGGAGGTCGATGCGGAGGCCCAGCACAATTACTTCAACGTGCAGATCACCAACGAGAGCGGCAAGCGGGCGGCCCGCATCCGCAATCAGAGCCGCGGCATCTTCGAGCTGACGGACGGCCGGGTGGTGCACTTCACCGTGCTGACCGCCGGCAAGGACTCGATGGAAGTGATGTTCGGCGCCGAGATCTTCTCGCCGGAGGGGGAACTGGAGGGCTATGGAGTCTTACCCCAGATCACCGATCACCACCACACGGAGCAGTTCTACATCGATTGGAAGGACGAGGAGGACCGCTTCTACGTCCGCGAGGCCACCGACCGCTTCGTGGTGTGGATCGCCCGGCTGACCCAGGGTGGAGAGCTGGACGGCCCGGTGTGGGGAGTCCGTCCGGCCTCGGATCACGGCGCTATGAATCACGGCGAGACGGATCACGGCAACACGAACCACGGCAACATGAACCACGGCAACATGAACCACGGCAACATGGAGCCCGCGGACGAGGAAGCCCCAGGGGGCGATCCTTAGGGCGGGCGCCGCCGCAAAGAATCTCGGAGGAAGCTGAAGCGGGAAGTCTTCCCGACCTCGGCATTCTTCGGGATGCGGAGCACTCCCCGGGGGCGGTGGAGGGGCTCCACAATACGATGCCCCGGAGCGATGGACGCTCCGGGGCATCGGTCTATTCCGGCGAGGGGGTAGCCGTCAGGGCTGGGTGGTATCCACCACGGCGTCGGCCGGCATCTCCATGCGCGAGGTGTCGAAGGCCTCGCCGAAGGACCAATCCCAGATCTTGCTCTCGGCGTAGACGGTGTGATCCAGCAGGTAAATGGTGTAGGCGGTGGGAACTTTCAGGCCGTTGACCATGGTCCATTGGTCGTAGACCAGGACGTGGGGCTCGGTGTGCTCCTGCCCCTCCGGGAGCAGCGCCTGGTACGTCACGATGTACTCGTTGGCCGCCAGCTCGTAGGTCTCCGGGTGGATGTACAGAACGTAGTAATCGTCCGGAGTGTCCCCGACCCCGGGATCGTAGGTCATCTTCACCGTGTGGTACTCGGTGGGGTCGTCCCAGAGCTTGGCGGTACCGGGTTCGCCGAGGTTGACGCCGGGGTCCTTGGCCAGCCAGGGGAGATTGACGAAGTAGTAGTTGAGCAGCGCCAGGAAGCGCGGCGGGTAGGGGCTCTCCCAGTTGATTCCCCAGGCCTTTTCGCCGTCCCAGGCCATGGACATCTCCGTCCCCAGCATGTCGATGTAGGCCCGGCGGGATCCCTGCTCGACCACGACCCGGCTTTTCGAACCGGCCTCGCCGTTGCCGGCGGTGAATTGATCCGAGAAGGCGACGGTGGGGGCTGTAGCCCAGGCCTCCATGCCCCCGTGGGCTTCGACCATGCGGTCGACGAGGGTCTCGGCGTCGAGGCTGTCACCCTCGGCGGCGGCGTCCAGAGTCCAAAGGGGGAGAGCGAGGAGGGTCAGCGCCGCGGCGAGACCCAGGATGCGAAGGGAAACGAGCCGATGGATCATGGGACTGTCCTTTCTATGGGCCCTTCCGGGGCCCTTTCTGGAAGGCTGCCGGAGGGGCAGCGAACCGGCGGTGTTGTTGAGGCCGGTGGTGTTTGAGAATCCATGCAGACTCTACCCCAGGAAGCGGGGCAGAAGCTCGCCCGGGGATACGGGGCGGCGGGGGAAGTGGTTCAGGGGAGGGTCGAAAGAACCCGGTTGGCCTGAGCCCCGGCGGGTGGGGATAAGGGAGTACCGGGGCTCAGGCCGGGCCGGGAGGAGGTGGGCGGCGAGACCGCCCGAAGCTCGAAGCGTTGGCTATCGGAATCCGTTCAGAACTGCATCGGGTAGCTTCGAGCTTTTATTCCCGAATTGCAATGTGAGTATATCTGGGATCTCCTGGGAGTCAAGGACTTTTCCTCCTCGAGGAGGGGATTGGAGGGGGCGTGGAGGAGCGTTCAGTCCGTGACGGGAGTGCCGTCGCCGGGCCGGTGGAGGAAGCGGACGAAGCGGTTCTGGTCGTCCACCAGGATCGCGGTGGGCTCGATGGGTTTGTCGGTGAGCTCGAAGCCGATGATGATGATCTCTTCACCGGCTCGGATCATGCGGGCGGCGGCGCCGTTCATCTCCACCATGCCGGAGCCGGCGGGGCCCAGGATGACGTAGGTCTCGAGGCGGGCACCGGAGGT carries:
- a CDS encoding alpha/beta hydrolase translates to MSICIGEKRSRAGDTLDTITLDNGVTLEYAETGRGLGKGVIFLHGYTDSWFSFSQVLAELPRGCHGLALTQRFHGDLGFLP
- a CDS encoding DUF4388 domain-containing protein → MVVSDSSSASALDRMKEGAFSMPDVLVTELDGRRSERAGLLEYLRANPLTETLPVVMLASDGEKGEEARRRALSLGISHWVLPPFDDQDVEQSLLAALDAQPEQRPLTGSLDQLGFADLVQTLEVNHKTGVLTFTNGPLTGTLWFREGQVVHAGTGEGLRGREAFYSLALWERGLFEASFSSISVPETIGERTSFLLMEAMRRKDEARRQAEAPPHAALPDPPPPPPRELLALHRGLTLLNVAASYASDYVEGKLLERRLESVREELAEEHPVLERFQVRSKGRVVVEEREDLPETEALVLAVALWLRRLFERLEHGLPGRFDLQRLKSVTGAVHDDLESLGFYAALGLPAASEESEG
- a CDS encoding PAS domain-containing protein is translated as MNEELSHLSAADIDSLPFGYVALGVDGTIRKYNRYEADLARKDPQEVLGKNFFREVAPCTQVQEFEGRFRSFVEGENEEPTLEFDFEFDFRHGSQQVRIAFVRSPLEQEIIMTVNRVRDLGLPHSAVLEQDISRGRLADSEGQPVVATRQDFWVALEATFEGSSPEERQAAQHRLGARWGQLHALRVESFVQREHLRTLREVELQVALESLSGSIGNMGLGRFDVHLGYRDRGLLLVTHHQSPFASMLSEREGFRCAILAGLHAGFLSYVAGRHLVAREITCSQSAEAPCRFLVGTERRLERLFDPVEGSTDDLLLQALGVRSAPGADDE
- a CDS encoding TfoX/Sxy family protein produces the protein MRRPPCPGRLRTGGEARYPVLEARVLEAGLSEEREFRRRQIETRGVEAWRPEEYGSREKSMAYDPGVAQRLREALQERQDIREKKMFGGLAFLLGGNMCCGVVGDEIMVRVGAEAYEAALNHPHARKMDFTGQPLRGFVYVAAEGIEDDEELEDWVQRGVDFAASLPPK
- a CDS encoding 5-formyltetrahydrofolate cyclo-ligase, giving the protein MSPDGAPPAKPEDRPAKPEASPASPEASPAERKQRLRQDLRQRLEALTPEQRRRRGERVMEHVLALPQLASARRVFTCLSFGLEVDTWPLVDQLLAQGRELFVPRVERGDPQIYVHPYPSPLRTLSFGLRQPLALEAGGTAALAPEDLDDGLDVALILGLGFDADGYRLGYGAGYFDRFLHARPFPAIGLAYDCQLMDQLPVEPHDVPMAAVVTESGVHHPAHPAGSPASPEVPSDQHR
- a CDS encoding 6-bladed beta-propeller, producing MADFFPSSRSLTSWLLGISVLGISVLGLFLLAGCGHPAGGDSGFGNEPLSEIEEPERRLALRMEVEGLLGETEDGEKGLLGRPTGVRVDSEGNIYVADQASVKIKVYDRSGALLRELGGRGREPGRFMRIEAFHIDREDRVIVADGNDRQLTVLSKTGELLFEHPMDLETMLWPRSIQQLQDGRFAFVYRLPKERRDGTPWPQSEYFVHLYDQDLQERQGVLATVEDFGPVDHFLNDAYSQIWPGHIWQRRDGSILYAPGLYRGEIHVYRQQDGEWRHAETWDGYVAQDPPLVEVDAEAQHNYFNVQITNESGKRAARIRNQSRGIFELTDGRVVHFTVLTAGKDSMEVMFGAEIFSPEGELEGYGVLPQITDHHHTEQFYIDWKDEEDRFYVREATDRFVVWIARLTQGGELDGPVWGVRPASDHGAMNHGETDHGNTNHGNMNHGNMNHGNMEPADEEAPGGDP
- a CDS encoding DUF6503 family protein, giving the protein MIHRLVSLRILGLAAALTLLALPLWTLDAAAEGDSLDAETLVDRMVEAHGGMEAWATAPTVAFSDQFTAGNGEAGSKSRVVVEQGSRRAYIDMLGTEMSMAWDGEKAWGINWESPYPPRFLALLNYYFVNLPWLAKDPGVNLGEPGTAKLWDDPTEYHTVKMTYDPGVGDTPDDYYVLYIHPETYELAANEYIVTYQALLPEGQEHTEPHVLVYDQWTMVNGLKVPTAYTIYLLDHTVYAESKIWDWSFGEAFDTSRMEMPADAVVDTTQP
- a CDS encoding aspartate 1-decarboxylase yields the protein MRWIYRSKIHKAVVTGADIDYIGSITIDSELVEKVGLWEGEKVLVVSNTSGARLETYVILGPAGSGMVEMNGAAARMIRAGEEIIIIGFELTDKPIEPTAILVDDQNRFVRFLHRPGDGTPVTD